The DNA sequence TTGGCCCGATCCCAATCGCCAATGCCAGATCCGACGACTGGGCCAGTTTCTGGGCGAATAATCGGCTGCGATGCCACCTCTCCCAGATCGAGCCGCATTTGGCGCATCGCGTCGAAAGGCTGGCCGACCACATTTCCGACCTCCTCCCCACCAGCCCCTCATCTACGCTGCTCCATGGCGATCTGTGGGGTGGCAATATCCTCATCGAGAAGGATCATGTGTCAGGGCTTATCGATCCGGCCTGCTATTATGGCGACCGCGAAGTCGATCTTGCGATGCTGAGCCTGTTCGACCAGCCGCCTGATGCTTTCTATGATGCCTGTGGCCTTGCCCAGGGCTGGCAGGAGAGGCAGCCGGTTTACCGGCTATGGCCCCTTCTTGTTCATGTCCGGCTTTTCGGCGGCGCCTATTTCCAGCAGGCGGGCGCCTGCCTGGATATGCTCGGCTATTAGCGCGACCGCCGTTCAGCATAAGCAAAGAGGCATCCCATCTGTCGCGACGCGGCGGGCACCGACCCGATAACCAACGGCGCACCAGTCTCTACCACTGGTACAAACACTGGTGGTTGCACCGATGGCATGTCCAAATATCCGGCGGCAAAGAACCGGGCCGTAGATGGCAGATGCGCCTATCCAAGGCTGCACTCTCCCACGCGGTGGGCTGAACAGGCTCACGATCAGTTTGCCCAAGACCCGCAACGGCGTCGAGAAAACTCCTTGTTCCGACGGCCAAATTGAGGAGGATCAGGGCGTGAAGGCCGGAAGATCGTCCACCATATGTTGTTCGCAGCCTGGCGATGGTATCGCGGTTCGTTCCGGCGCTGCGCAAAGGCCGGTGCAGCGCATAGGGAGGTGAAGATAGTCGATCGTCCGGAACCCCAGGCCGTAATGGCAAGTACGCCTGTCACCCCTCGGGCAAACGGCAACAGCACCCCGCCGCCGTCCGAGTTTCTGATCGAGCGCCTCGAAAATCTGCTGGCCGATGTCGAAACGCCCGACATCGCGCCCCTCATCGAGGCGCTGATGCGCCGCCGTGCCGCCATAGACGAGCAAAGGTCGAAGCCGCCCCTGGCGGATCCCTCCCTTTATCTCTTGCATCAATGGGGCATACTCTCCCTGCGCTGCTTCAACAGCCTGCGCCACATCTGCGGCCATGACCCGGAGGCCGATCTTCTCGATTACCCGAAGCTCAGCGACGCCGCACGGGTTCCGATCAGGAAACTCCTCGACTCCCCCAATTTCCACCGAGCCTCCCTGATGGAGCTTGCTTTGGCTGCCGATGATTATGGGCATGTCCTGCGGGAGCGCGGCGGCTTGTTCGAACCTTCCGCCAAAGACATGGAGGCAGCGCGCGACGCGCGGGCCGCCAGACTTCACAAAGATCAGCAACGCTGGCACATGCTTTCCCTCCTGCTACATGAGCGCGATGGCGAAAGACTGAGTTGGACAGAGCTGGCGCTGAGGCATGGCAGGTCGGCACGACCGCTACGAATCGCCCTCCAGGAACATCAGAAGCTGATGCTATTTCAAGCCAGTAACGCGCTACCTCCCGGCAGGTCGCGCGGATAGCCGCACAGACCGCGACGCAGCAGCATCAGGTCGCGGACACCGGCTTAAACCGCCGGCGGACCGCCGTTCAAGATGATCAGCGCCGATCGCAGATAGTGGGCGAGTTCCTCGTCATTCTCCATCAGCCGTTCGGCAAAATCCTTCATGTCGGCCAGATCAGAACCGGATCGAAACGGCCCTTCGGGTTGCCGCTCGATCACATGGATGCTCAGACATAGCGCCTTCTTCATCAGATGGAGATCGCGCAAGTCGAGTGTCGGCATGAGTCTGCTCCGCTACGAGAACGGCGCATTATGCGGCAGGTCCCCGACGCACGCTACCGCCTGGTAGAAGGCACAACGGCATGAAAGCATCCAACTCGGAGCCGTAACAACTCGCGGCAATCCTGCGCAGAGGTTACACCGAATCGAATGCGCTCGTCAGCGGGAGGATCAGATGCCCTATTATGCAGGTCTCAGAGGCAAGGATGAGGCAACGCGCGTCCGCATCGCGCAGGGGCTGACCCGTCTTCGGGCCGCGATCGCCGCGCAGAATATTCCGACCAAGACGATCGATGGCGATGTCCTGATCGCGAGCTGGAACATCCGCGAGTTCGAGAGCGCGAAGCTGGGCGGGCGCCTGGACGACGCCTATTATTATATCGCCGAGATCCTGAGCCACTTCGACATCATCGCCATCCAGGAAGTGCGTGACGACCTGAGCGCGCTCAAACGCGTGCAGGGACTGCTTGGTGGGTGGTGGAAATATATCGTGACCGACGTGACCGAAGGCCGGCCCGGAAATTATGAGCGGATGGCGTTCCTCTACGACAGCCGCAAGGTCACCTTCGGCGGCCTCGCCGGCGAAATCGTGCTACCTCGGCAGGTAGACAAAGAGGTTCTCCAGTTCGCCCGGACGCCCTTCGTATGCGGTTTCAAGGCTGGCTGGGCCAAGATCGATCTTTGCACGGTCCATATCTATTATGGGAAGCAGAAGGCGCTGGACGAGAAGCGCCTCACCGAGATCAGGAACCTCGCGGATTTCCTGGCCAAACGGGCGAAGAAGGCCGCCCAGCCCCTCCCGGCAACGCCGGGCGAAGCGAAGGCCCGCCAGCCCGAACCGGACACGCTGGTGTTGCTTGGTGACTTCAACATCTTCGACCCCAAGGATGCGACGCTCACGGCAATCACGGATGCCGGGTTCAAAATTCCCGACGTCCTCACCAGGCGCGCCAGCGACGCCAAGGGCGGCTCCAATGTCGCGAAGGACAAATTTTACGATCAGATAGCCATCTGGCGCGGCAAGCGCTTCGACGAGACGCCCAGAGGCGGCGCTCTCGATTTCTTCGAGGCCGTCTACCGCATGGAGGACGAAGCGCTTTACGCGCCCGAGATAAAGCCCGGCAAGAAAGGTAATCTTCCCACCTACAAGGAATGGCGGACCTATCAGATGTCCGACCATCTGCTTCTCTGGTCCGCCTTCAAGGTCGACTTTGCGTCCGACTATCTGGAGGATCTGGCAAAGCCGCCATCCTGACCTTGAAGGCGCACGCAGGGCTAGGGCCATATCAGCACGTTCACCTGCCCTGCATCGGTCAAGCAAACAGGCGGTGAAGGCCCCAGCCAGATCCACTGTCGCATGTGGTTGCTCAAATCCCATTCTAACAGTGCCATCTTGCTATCCAGCGCCGATCTGGCAATCTCCTCTCCGGCGGGCAGACCCATGAAGGACCATGGATCATGCCAAAACTGACCGAACGTGAGCGCCTGGCCGAGCTTGAAGTGCGGCAGCGCAAACTGCTCGACGAAATCGATGCTGCACGTCTTTCCCTCCGATCACGCTACGCCGCCGCCATCCAGGAGCTACCGGTCGAAACACTGACGGAGCGGGAACTGCGCGACGTCGTGCAGCTCTCGATCCAGCTCGGCGGCGCGACCGCCATCGCCGCGCTCAAACCCTTGCTTCCGGCACATGCACCCGGGAGAAAGACGGCAACGTCGCGATAGCCGGCGTGCCCCCTCTCGACGGATCATCGCCAACTTGGCATCTGACCCGCCCGAATCATCAAATGGAAGAATTCCTATGACGCTGACCGATATCATCGCCTCGATCGCCGCTGACGAGGGCCTCGCAAAGACCGACGTCAAGAAGGTGGTGGACGCCCTGTTCGCGCAGGTTGCAGCAGCAGCCGAGAAGGATGAGGAAGTTTCCATCCCCGGCTTCGGTAAGTTCAAGGTGAAGCACATCGCCGCACGCGACGGCCGTAATCCTTCGACGGGTGAGGCGATCAGCATCGCCGCGTCCAAGAAACTCGGCTTCACGCCTGCCAAAGCGCTGAAGGACAAGCTGAACGGCTGATAATAACTCTGGTCCTCGGCTCACCGGTGGAGGACCATCAAAGTTCTCAAGGTCGCCACTAACCTGCCTCGGCCAAACCCTCCGCACGCGCAAGACATTCGTCCGCACGGTAAGAGGCTGTTGCGCGTCCGGCCATCCGCTCTGATCATGACAATTGCAGTCAGAGACATGGTCAACGCCCATTAACCAGGAAATGGGCTGGGCAGATGGATGTGAGCCGTTAAGTTGTCTGCGACGGGATTACGCCCCCCGAGCCCGTCGCCCTGCGGCCTCGCCATCTCTGGCGGGGCCGTTTCATTTCAGAACAAGCTCCAATCCGATGCTGTTGCATCAGTGCCACAGCCTTCATGACAAATTTGTGTAAACTCATTTCGGTTGCAAACCGACTTGGCGAGGCACGCGTGGCTGCTACGCTTTCGACATCCCGCTGAGCAACATGACCCCGATCCTCCTCATGGGACCGGGACAAGGCGACGGCCAGGCAGTGAGCGGGCCTAAGCGCGGCGTCCGAAATTCGGCGCCGACGGCACGCGACCTGGTCGCGGCGTCACTTTGGAGAGGTCGCCCAAAGGCCGGCCCTTATGAGGAGAACGGACATGTATATCTCACCGCGACTCGGCAAATTCGTGAACAGCTGCGGAGAAGTGCAGGACGAATTCGCACTCAAGGAATTGCTGGCCGAGGTCACGCCCTCGCTCGGCTTCGATCAGTTCGCGCTTGTCAGCCATGTGGATCTTGTCGGGCCGCCTCGCGATGCGATGGTGATCACCAGCTATCATGAAGGCTGGATCGAACGGTCGCTCCTTCGAAACTATTATGCGGATGACCCGGTCCATGCCGCCAGCACGAAGACGGTCACGGCTTTCCTGTGGAGCGTGATCCCGGCCATGATCCGGATGACGAAGAGGCAGCAGCAAATTCTGGAAGAGGCAAAGCCCTTTGGCCTGCGAGAAGGCCTCACCATCCCGGTGCAAGCGCCCGGTGAATATAGGGGCACATGTTCGTTCGGCGGGAAGAATTCCGTGACCCTCGACGCCGATCTACGTGGCGCCGCCCAACTCGTCGGCATGTTCGCCTTTGAAGCGGCGCGGAGGCTTCAGCGCGCACGTTGGGCGCCGGGCACACAGGTCCCGGAAATTCCGACGCTCAGCCAGCGGGAGCTGGACTGCATAGCGCTTGTCGCCTGTGGGAAGGGCAATTCCGAGATTGGCGGCATCCTCAAAATCTCGCCCAACACCGTGCGGCAATATATCGACGAAGCCATGCGGAAATATGATGTCTACAAGCGCACCGAACTGGTCGTCCGCGCGCTGTTTGACGGCCAGATTTGCTATCGGGCGCTGAACATCGACTGATGACCCCGCTCACGCCGCACGCCTCGGCGTGCGGCAGCATCGCGGCTGATCCTTCGCTCTGCCATCCCTCTTTTTAGAGGAATTGTTCGTCCCTCCCTGCTGCGCGACCCTCAAGGCGCAACAACACAGGGAGCCGACATGACGCAGGTCGTTCGAGGCGGAAGCCTTCAAGAAGACATTGTTCTTCGATCGATGTACGAGGCGCGAAAGCGCGTCTTCGTCGACCTTCTTGGCTGGGACGTCCCGGTCCTCGCCGGGCGGTACGAGATGGACCAGTTCGATGGCCCCTCGACCATCTATCTGATTGCCGCCGAACCGGATGGCACCCACCTCGGTTCAATGCGGCTGCTGCCGACGAGCGGCCCCTATCTTCTCGGCAACGTCTTCCCCGAACTTTGCGATCAGCCCATGCCCGCTACCGACAGCGTCTGGGAAATCTCGCGCTTCTGCCTGTCCCGCGATCTGCGAGCGGCCGAGCGCCGGCAGGTGCGCGACTATCTCGTCACCATGGCCGCCAGCTACGCGCTTACAAATGGCATCGAAGCCTATTGCTGCGTCGCCGACATGCCCTGGTTCAGCCAGATCCTATCCTTCGGCTGGGAATGCCGCCCGCTTGGCCTGCCCCGGACGCTCGCCTGCGGGATGTTGGGCGCGATGCAGATCATCATCACGGAAGACACGCCCGCGTTGATGCAGGCCGCCGGCGTCTGGCGCCCCTCCCCCGTCCAATTCGCCGCGGCTGCCGCCGCATAGGAGAAACGACCATGGCACATTTACCCGACGTTCCATGTGCAGATTTTTACGCCGATCAGCTGCTCGCTCAAGGCTATTACATCATTCCTAAAGCCATCGCGTCTGACGAGGTCGAGGCGCTAACCAGCGATCTGGCAGAGGATTTCGACGCCACCCACCTCTCGTCAGGGCCATTTTATGGCAACGACACCAGGAGGTTTGGCAGCCTGCTCAGCCGGTCCGATCGGACCAAGGCGTTCGTCCAGCATCCGACGATCCTCGCCATCATGCAGAAGATACTTGGCCCCTGGTGCGATCATTTCTCGCTGAACCTCACGCAGGCCATCGAGCTGATGCCCGGATCGATAGAACAGGTGCCGCATCGCGATCAGGATATGTGGCCATGCAGCCGGTTCGTGGATTCAGCGCTTCAGGTCGAATTTCTCGTCAATGTGATGTGGCCATTCACGCCCTATACGAAGGAAAATGGCGCGACCCAGGTATGGCCGGGCAGCCATCGGCGGCTGGACGAGATGCTGATAGACCCAACGCAAGCGATCGTCGCCGAAATGGAGCCCGGCTCGGCGCTCCTGTTCCTTGGATCGACCCTCCATGCCGGCGGCGCCAACCGTTCGGCCCTGCCACGGCGCGGCATGATCATCAGCTACACGCTGGGTTGGCTCAAACCCTATGAGCTTCAGTGGCTGGCTTATCCGCCCGAGGTCGCCCGTACCTTCGACGCGGATCTGACCGATCTGCTGGGATACCGCATCCATCGTCCGAACCTCGGAAATTATGAAGGGCGATGCCCGTCTCATCTGCTTCGCGAAACGGAGAGAAAGTCCGGCGCGATCGACATGCTGGCGCCTGAGCACCACGCGCTGATCGAAACCTTTCGGGCGGGCGGATTGCCCGAACCCGTGACCGGCTGATCGGACGAACACCATCATTCGCATGGATCGACAGGGGATGAAATGCGAGACGACAAAAACCAGGAAGACGCCGCTACCGAGCGGCGTCGCCACCGCCTCGGCACATGTCGGGCACTGATCGAGGAGCGAAGGCTCGTCGAGAAAAATCTGGGCGCCCAGCTATGCGCCAATCCCAACTGGGACATGCTCCTCCACCTTTACCAGGCCGAACTGGAAGGCTTCGCTGTCTACCAGTCCGCGCTTTGCACCGTCGCCAACATTCCTTCTTCCAGCGCCCATCGCTGGACCGCCAAGCTTGCCGTGCGGAAGATATTGACGCGCCGTCTCGACCCGCGCGACAAGCGCAGGATAACGGTCAGGCTTGCACCGCCTATCAGGGAGGCGCTGGATCACATCATGGACGGTGCATCCATCGCAGCGACCGAATTTGTCCGTCGTTGCGCCAGCGATCCAGATGGCATATGATGCGTGATGCTCAATGCTTGAGGATGATGCGATGCGGACGACCCTGGTGATCGATGATGATGTGATGGCGGCGGCGCGCGCGATCGCCGATCATCAGCACAGCTCGATTGGCCGTGTCCTCTCGGATCTGGCCCGCAAGGCGCTGCATGCGCCGGAAGCGGCTCGCACGCGCAACGGCATCAGCTTACTTCCGACCAAGCCGGGTGTGGTAGTGACGCAGGACATCGTCAATGCCCTTCGCGATGAGGCGCCATGACCTATCTTCTTGACGTCAATGTCCTGGTCGCGCTGATCGACCCCAATCATGTCGGGCATGAGGCGGCGCATCACTGGTTCGAGACGGAAGGCGGCAAGGCCTGGGCGACCTGCCCCATCACCGAGAATGGCGTGATCCGGATCGTCGGCAATGTCCGCTACCCTTCGACACCCGGCTCGCCGGCTGAGGTCGCGTCGATCATGGCGCAAATGTGCAAGCTTCCGGGTCACCGCTTCTGGGCCGAGGATATCAGCCTGCTGTCTGCCGAGCATGTCGACGCCAGCCATATCCTCACTTCCGCGCAGGTGACCGACACCTATCTCCTCGCCCTGGCCGTCGCCAATAAGGGCAAGCTTGCGACTTTCGACCGGCGGCTCACCCCAAAGGGGGTGACCGGCGGCAAGGACGCGATCCACCTCATCGGAAATCATTGATGCGTACCGATCTCGACCACCTTCCTGCGGCCAAGCAGCGCGAGCTTGAAGAGGTCGTCCGCATTCTGTTCGCCGAATTCCGTGAAGCGACCGAGAATGCGGCCGGCCGCAAGAAATCGGCTCGCATCCTCAAGATCATCCTGTTCGGATCATACGCCAGGGGCGACTGGGTCGACGCGCCCTTCGACGCCAACCAGTATAAGTCCGACATGGATATCCTCGTCATCGTCAACCAGAAGGAACTGGCTGACGTGGCGGCCTACTGGTCAGTGGCCGAGCAGCGGCTGATCGACGCCTATCTCATCGAGAAGCGCATTAACACGCCGGTGCATTTTATCGTCCATTCGCTCCAGCAGGTGAACCAGGGCCTAAGCCACGGCCGGGTCTTCTTCATGGAGATCGCTGAACAGGGCATCGCCCTCTATGAGGCAGACGATCGCGAACTCGCGAAGCCCAAACCCAAGACGCCGTCAGAGGCAGCGGCTGCTGCACAAGAATATTTCGACGAGTATTTCCCCGATGCCATGCGGCGCTTTGAAGGGGCGAAGTTTCACATTGAAAAGGGCCACACCAAGCAAGCGGCGTTCGACCTGCACCAGACAGCCGAGGGGCTATATCAAGCGATTCTGCTGACGCTCACATTTTATACCCCTTACGATCACAACATCGCCTTTCTGCGGCTTCAGGCTGAAGGCCGCGACGCGACGTTGTTTGATATATGGCCCCGTGGATCGCGCAAGGAGCGCGCGATGTTCCAAAAGCTCAAGGATGCCTACGTGAAGGCTCGCTATTCCAAGCATTATCACATCGACCTGGAAGAGCTCAATTGGCTGGCAGAACGGGTCGAAGCGCTGGGACGGGCGACACATACCATATGCACTGCCCACATAGCGAAGCTTGCAGAAAAGGCTCGCCACTGACTGCCTGAGCCGTCAATTCAAACGGCAGCCGCATGTCTTACAGTGGGACTTTCCGGGCTGTCCGCTTCGGAGCGGTCCATCCAAATAAGCTGCCATTCGCGGACGCAACTGGTGAGCGTTTTCGAGGGCCAGTGCGCCGGGACTTTGTGTTCCGTCCACTTTAGAGCACCGCCAGAGCGATAGCTGGCGCCCGAACCATTCTGGGCTGTCCGCTCCGGAGCGGCTAGGCTAAAAATAGCAGACATTCTAGGCGCAGGAAGCTGATGTCGGCTGCGTTGACATAGAGTAGGTCAAACTTAGAGGTCGTCCTCTTCCTCACTCGCGTCCTCATCATCCGCTTCCCACTCCGCGACCCGTTCGGCGGTGATCCAAAGATGTTTTCGATCGTAACCGATCTTCACATAGCGAAGATACCGCTTTTTGAACGCATCAAGCGCCGGATTGTACTGCACCATCGTCAACAGCGCATCGCTCACTTGTGGCAGGTCAGCATCCTCGAGCCGTTCGAGATACTTGCCTTCCGGTTCGTCCTTCAGGATCACCAGCAGATCGTCGAGCACTTTATTGATCACTTTGACCTTGCTCGAACTCATCGTGGCGTCGGGCTTCTTCTTCGACAGCTCGCGAATTTCGTTCAGTACCGCTGAGAAGGCACCCGTCGCAGAGGCATAGATCGCGACCGCCGCTTCTGTCGTCACATGTTCGAATTCGGAATCGCTCATTTCCTGGTGACCTTCTTTGGGGCCCCGGCGGGGATGTCGGTCATGCCGCCGCCGATGACGTAAACCCATTTGTTGTCGTAAATTTCGGTGACAAAATTCGCGCGATAGCGTTCAGCTTCCTCGAGATATTGTGCCAGAACCATCGTCACATCGCTGGTCGAGGGTACATCGTCGGCATCGAACTGGTCGAAATCGTCGAAGGGCCGATGTGATGGACCCAGAACCGTGTTTGCAGCCGTCAGAACCTTGTTAATCAGCTTGAGCTTGAACGCGTTGACCCCGTCATTGGCAGACTTGCGGGCGAGTAGACTGATCTCGTCATGGAGACCGCGCAGCTGGCCCATTAGCTTTTCGAACCGCTCCAGTTCGTCCCGATCCCTCACATTCTTCTCCTACGGACAGCTTCGCCGGAACTCGGCGTATTTCTTGACGATGACATCGAGCGGGTCGCGCTGCTTGCTGTCAAACACCTCGACCATCTGTTCAAGATCGGCATCGGTCAGCGTGATGATCGCCTTGCGCTGGCCCGACCACAGATCGACGATCCGCTGGTTGATCGCCCGCTTGGGCGGATGCCGCGTCACGAACACCCCGAACTTGCCCAACTCATCGGCGAGATAGCGGTTAAGCTGATCAACATGGATGCGCTCGAGCTCAGCGACATTCTTCAGTTCGAACGTGATCTGGCGCGACCCGTAGTCGGCATAGACTTCCTTCAAGAACGGCGCGCGCTGTGTGTTGTAAAATATGAGGTCGCGGATGCTGACCCCGCTGTCGGTGCGGGCCTGAGCCTGCGCGAAGTCGAGATTGGGATAGAACAAAGACGGCAGCAATTGCCCCACCGCAGCCTCATATTTGAGGTCGGCGCCATCGGTCTTGCCGGTCGGTAGCTTCCTGATCTGCGCGACCTTTCCGCGCGCCGACCGCACCGGGATCTGCGCGAACAACGGATCATTGGCGGCGTCGGCGAAGGCGCGCTCCTTGGCTTCGACATAGGCAGCGACGACCCCGTAGTTGTCGCGATTGTAGGTCAGCACCTCGACGCGGGTGAGCTCTTCGGCCGTGTGCGCGATGTCGTCCTGCGGACAATGTTTCTCGTAGTAATCCTCATAGTTGATCCACGGCACGAACCGCAGCCACCGCTTGGGCACGAACAACAGTGGGCGACCATCGGTTGGGTCGACGGGCAGGTCAGTGGTGACGCTGGCGAACTGCCGGCTGCGGACATCCCACAAATTGGGAATGGTCTGGCTCTGCGTCGGAATACCGAGGCGAGTGCACTGATCAATCGTGAAATCTATCAGGAAGGACTTGAGGAAGCTGCACGCGAAATCGCTGATCCGGTCCTTTGAAATGCCTTCGACGAAGAATTGCAGCTCCTCGATATGGCCAAGCCCGTGCGTCGCGTAGCGCGGAATACGGCGGAAGATGTCAAGGATCTCGCCCGCCTTGTCCCGGCCGATCCGCTTGCCCTTGCGCTTGGCCGATGCTCCCAGGCCGACCTCGTCGCATTCAGAGGCTATAACCAGCAAGTCGATCGCGGCATCGCGGCCGCCGCCCTGCGCCAGCTTTCCGACATGGTTGACTGCTGCCATCAGCATCTCGTGCAGCGAATTGTCCTGCATTGAAGGCGAGCGCCACATCAGGAAGGGATCGACGTAGAGCGGGATATCCTCGTCGAAGAACGGGATCGCGAAATCGACGTCCTCCTGCGCGAGGGTGATGCCGTGATAGTCCGTGAGACGCGGCCGGATGAGGAGCGTGTCGAGCATCATAGCAGGTCGATGCTCTCCTTGAGCATCGAGGCCAGCTTGGGCAGGCCTTTGGCTTGGAGATCGAAGATGAATTCGCCGGGCGAAAAGGGTGGATTGCCATAGGCGCGGCGCATGGTTCGCATCGCCCGGAATGCTTCGCCGGGATACAACTCGAACGTGCTCGATAGGAAATCGTCGGCGGTGACAGCGGTGATGCCAATGGGTTCGAGCGTGGCCTCCGGGAAATCCTTGAGATTTTCGGTGACGATATGCTCGGCGCCGGTGCGGATTGCGGTCGCCAGCACATGTCGGTCATCGGCATCGGGCAGATCGAGGCTGGCGATCAGCGTGTCGCCGCCAGTCACGCAGCTCTCCGGGAACGCGCGCTCCATCGCTTTGATCTGCGCGTCGATACTGGTTTCCAGTTCAGGCCGGCGGGCAAGTAGGCTGCGCCGCCATTCATCGAGGATCGCCGGCGACCAGCGCGCGCGGAACAGCCCTGCCTCAGCGAACCTGAGCAGGGCGTCCCGCATCCGATAGGGGTAGAGGACATTGGCGTCGAGAACGACGACGAACCGGTCCGATACGCTTCTCAATCCGAGTCGAACTCCTGGCCAAGCCGCTGGAGCTCATCGAGCGCCGCGGCGCGTTCCGCATCGCGGACGTTGCGGAACGCCAGCAGGTCGCAGGCCCGTACCCGACGGTGCGAGCCGACCTTGTGGAACGCGATCTTGCCCTCCTCAAGCATCGACACCAGAAACGGACGCGATACGTTGAGCAGGTCGGCAGCCTCCTTGGTCGTCAGCTCCGCGCCATACGGCACGAACGTCACCATCTCGCCGCGCGCGACATGCGTCAGCACATCGAGCACCAGCTGGCCGAGCGCAGGCGGCAGCTCGACCTCGGTCACATCGCCGTTCCGGCTGACACTGAACGGCAAACCCTGCGGGGTCAACGCCGTCGCCAGCGCACGCGCCGCCTCAGACGCCTGCCGGACTTCATTCTCAGTTGGCGGCCGTTCAGAGAGAGCCTGCTCACTCATGCCTTACTCCTTACCTGGCTGCTACTGTGCCCATATAGGAAACAGGCCCTATAAAAGCAATAAACGAAATAAGTGAAATAAGTGTCACGGCGGTGTTTCTGGCGCAGACGCCGTTCCCGTGAGGGCGCCGAGTAGTCGAACGGGACCCGTCTTGAGACCGAGGGCAACAGGGGGTATCTCAGACCGCCGGCAACAGTCTCAAACGGGTATAGTCGTCGATCAGTTGGGTGAGGTGGGCTTCGGCGTGATCGATTGTGCCATCGGTCCCGGCAATATGAATATTCGCGTCCTGCGCGCCTGACGTCTGGACCTGCTGTGCAAGCGTCTCTGCGGTCTGATGGCCGATCCTCGCGGCATCGGCCATGGCGAGCCGCAGCGGGAAATCGGTAAGATTGACGTCTTCGAGCGCGCGTCTCGCGAGCGCCGACGCGTCCTTGAGGCTGGTGGTGATCCGGTCACAATTGTTGATTGTGATTGCTTTCGCACCGATCACGCAGTCGCGGATGGCACGGACATAACGCAACGCTTCCTGAATCGCCCGTTCGCGCTGACTGGCGGCAAGCGCGACTGCATCCCGCGTGGCGACCCGACGTTCATGCGCGAACATCATCACCGCGAGCCCGATCGAAATTATCCCGCCGATCGTCGCGCCCGCGACATTCGCCGCAAAATCACCGGCCAGTTCGATCTTGCCCAAGGCCAGCAAGATCGTCGCACTAATTACGCCGCCGGCCACTAAAAACCCAAGCCGCTCAAGCCATCGCATAACCTTCTCCCCTCAATATCTCCGCCAGCGATCTTCATTTTAATCATAACAAGCCGCCGCAGATTCATCCCTATCTCGGTAACGGTAGCTACGATCGGACACCTATTCATAGATTTCTGATGAACTCGTTTGTCAAATTATTGCAACCCTACGAAGCTGGGGGGCACTAAAATTTACCTTACACTGTATAACTATGGAAAACGTGGGTTGAAACGACGCGATTCATGGGCCTATTCTACTGATGGCACTTGACGCAGCGAAAAAATCGCGAGAACGATAGGGGAACGCGCGAGGTGCTTCCCTAAATGTGGTCAGATAATGAGACGATCCGTGACTTGGTCAACTTCTCACACGTCGCAGATATCGCCGCAGAGAGAATAGTAGGCGCCAAGGGTGAGCCGCTGTCTGTCGGCATCTCCGGTGACTGGGGTGTCGGCAAATCCTCGATGATGAAGCTTCTGTGCACCTCGCTCGGCAAGCACACGGACGTCGATTTCCGTTTTGTCGAGTTCAACGCCTGGCTCTATCAGAACTACGACGATGCACGTGCAGC is a window from the Sphingobium sp. CAP-1 genome containing:
- a CDS encoding LuxR family transcriptional regulator; this encodes MYISPRLGKFVNSCGEVQDEFALKELLAEVTPSLGFDQFALVSHVDLVGPPRDAMVITSYHEGWIERSLLRNYYADDPVHAASTKTVTAFLWSVIPAMIRMTKRQQQILEEAKPFGLREGLTIPVQAPGEYRGTCSFGGKNSVTLDADLRGAAQLVGMFAFEAARRLQRARWAPGTQVPEIPTLSQRELDCIALVACGKGNSEIGGILKISPNTVRQYIDEAMRKYDVYKRTELVVRALFDGQICYRALNID
- a CDS encoding phytanoyl-CoA dioxygenase family protein yields the protein MAHLPDVPCADFYADQLLAQGYYIIPKAIASDEVEALTSDLAEDFDATHLSSGPFYGNDTRRFGSLLSRSDRTKAFVQHPTILAIMQKILGPWCDHFSLNLTQAIELMPGSIEQVPHRDQDMWPCSRFVDSALQVEFLVNVMWPFTPYTKENGATQVWPGSHRRLDEMLIDPTQAIVAEMEPGSALLFLGSTLHAGGANRSALPRRGMIISYTLGWLKPYELQWLAYPPEVARTFDADLTDLLGYRIHRPNLGNYEGRCPSHLLRETERKSGAIDMLAPEHHALIETFRAGGLPEPVTG
- a CDS encoding HU family DNA-binding protein, producing MTLTDIIASIAADEGLAKTDVKKVVDALFAQVAAAAEKDEEVSIPGFGKFKVKHIAARDGRNPSTGEAISIAASKKLGFTPAKALKDKLNG
- a CDS encoding acyl-homoserine-lactone synthase, with the protein product MTQVVRGGSLQEDIVLRSMYEARKRVFVDLLGWDVPVLAGRYEMDQFDGPSTIYLIAAEPDGTHLGSMRLLPTSGPYLLGNVFPELCDQPMPATDSVWEISRFCLSRDLRAAERRQVRDYLVTMAASYALTNGIEAYCCVADMPWFSQILSFGWECRPLGLPRTLACGMLGAMQIIITEDTPALMQAAGVWRPSPVQFAAAAAA
- a CDS encoding MarR family transcriptional regulator, with the protein product MRDDKNQEDAATERRRHRLGTCRALIEERRLVEKNLGAQLCANPNWDMLLHLYQAELEGFAVYQSALCTVANIPSSSAHRWTAKLAVRKILTRRLDPRDKRRITVRLAPPIREALDHIMDGASIAATEFVRRCASDPDGI
- a CDS encoding fructosamine kinase family protein, whose translation is MRSMFARAGSLLGTPIESASRLSGGDLSSVTRLVLQGGQTIIAKRGPLVEEEAAMLAAIRETGTPAPHILAVEKGLLLLEDLPATGRITRSWGHLAEILDHLHAPTKQSYGWDRDYGFGPIPIANARSDDWASFWANNRLRCHLSQIEPHLAHRVERLADHISDLLPTSPSSTLLHGDLWGGNILIEKDHVSGLIDPACYYGDREVDLAMLSLFDQPPDAFYDACGLAQGWQERQPVYRLWPLLVHVRLFGGAYFQQAGACLDMLGY
- a CDS encoding endonuclease/exonuclease/phosphatase family protein codes for the protein MPYYAGLRGKDEATRVRIAQGLTRLRAAIAAQNIPTKTIDGDVLIASWNIREFESAKLGGRLDDAYYYIAEILSHFDIIAIQEVRDDLSALKRVQGLLGGWWKYIVTDVTEGRPGNYERMAFLYDSRKVTFGGLAGEIVLPRQVDKEVLQFARTPFVCGFKAGWAKIDLCTVHIYYGKQKALDEKRLTEIRNLADFLAKRAKKAAQPLPATPGEAKARQPEPDTLVLLGDFNIFDPKDATLTAITDAGFKIPDVLTRRASDAKGGSNVAKDKFYDQIAIWRGKRFDETPRGGALDFFEAVYRMEDEALYAPEIKPGKKGNLPTYKEWRTYQMSDHLLLWSAFKVDFASDYLEDLAKPPS
- a CDS encoding CopG family transcriptional regulator, with amino-acid sequence MRTTLVIDDDVMAAARAIADHQHSSIGRVLSDLARKALHAPEAARTRNGISLLPTKPGVVVTQDIVNALRDEAP